Genomic segment of Ficedula albicollis isolate OC2 chromosome 3, FicAlb1.5, whole genome shotgun sequence:
TGCCAAAACTAGACTTGTTGCTATGTTTTGGGATCTGGGAGGGAGTCCCTACCACCACCATATTCCCATATCATAGCATTAGCATATTGCTACACAGAGCTTCTGGGCTTTACTTGCTTTGACAATATCCTAATTTCAGCAGGAAACCCTGTTTATGTTGCATCCTGGGCGAGATGCACTGTGATGGGTGGATTAGGAAAAGAATTTGGGGTGTGTAGCACTTCCCTGTTGGGTAGATGGATTATATCTGTTCAGTCTTTATGGCTCCTGTGGTCTCTCTTTTTCTACTCCCTGAATAGCAGAGAGCCACTGGGGGGATGCTGCTTTGCAGAGGGAGTTACTGAACAGGCCAGGAGAAGCTACGGGAGTATGGCCATAAGGAATGTGAAATCTGTACTGCATCTCACTTTTTTTGCTATCTTTCCCATATGCCTGTGGTACTGAAGGCTTCACCTTAGCAACTTCATTTTATCATAATGTTTCTGCCTCGTTGTTCTGACCACATCAAAGTGTTGCCTCATTAGAAGGGGAAGCCCTGTGGGAGATTTCTTCTGCAAAGCTTAGGAGAGAATGAGGATACAAACTTCACATGTTTAACTGGTAAACTGTGCAGAGATGGCCAAGCTTTTAACTGTATCAGCTCTTTTTTACAGATGAGACTTGTGAGCAGTAGGCTCAGAATAATCTTCTTCCACAATCTTCCTCCATGTCCAGAATAGATgaaaggagtattttttttttctcatactgTCAAATGTTTGACTCCACCTCAACATTTAACTAGGATTTAGGGAAGAAAGAGGTGTCCTTCTCTTACAGCATAGATGGTGAGAACTTCATTCCATTTGGCTTGGAATCACTAAAACTTACATATTCTCTGTTTTTCATTGCAGATAGCTGCTGCTTTATGGTGGTATTATGTCTCCAAAGGAATTGAATATTTGGATACAGTATTCTTCATCCTGAGGAAGAAATTTAACCAAATTAGTTTCCTTCACGTCTATCACCATTTCACCATGTTCACCTTGTGGTGGATTGGTATTAAGTGGGTTGCAGGTGGACAAGGTGAGTTCCCTTTCTCTCATATGCTTTTGGCTGGACAGAAAGGAGAATTATTGTATTTGAGAGGAATAGGAGAAAGTTTTATAGACTTGACTTTATAATATACAAAACTGTTTATTAATGCATACAATCTCCCTCTGTGGGAAACATGGGGGAGGAAAAGATAGCAGGGCAGTAATCTAATGAATTgcaaaacttcttttctttttctcatggGCATCAATTGCAAGCCTGAAGTTCTGCCTTCAAAAGTATCTGTATCTATGTGAAACAGAAAGATGTATGCATCTTGCTTAACTATTATTTTCACAGATACAGAGAGCTGCAAAATCTAATTGTGGGCCACATTCTGTGTGCAAATTTAATGAAGTGAATGGAGATGTTATTTTGGCATTGTATATGAGTTTGaggtttgcttttatttttgtaaagagGCATGTATAAAATTCTGAAACCTTGGCTTGGAGGTGAGCCCATAAATCTgtcaatttgtttttaaaacttattCATAATGACACAAGTCTAAATTCATAATCAGCCTTTTTAttcccctttcttcctttctaaaGCCTCcatcaaataattttattattgcttATTGCACTTGCCACACCCTTCTTTGCCTACATTATACTCTTGTTCCTGTTATTTAGCCTTATTTCTCTCAAActgaaagctctgcagagctgagggtACAGGGAAAATGCCCTGTTTTGTTTGATGTGTGCTTTGGAGGCTTGCAACACTAAAAATACCATGTAGTAAACACAAAATACCATATTATGAGCACCAAACTAATATTTTGgatttggtgttttgtttttggtttttttgagcCACATTAATACTAAATGCATGGGGGTTTATCCTCCCATTTACTATAGATATTTTGTACTGAGTGACTTTGCACTTATGTTGCAAagaataaatatgtaaatttaGTAGTGACtaccttttaatttctcttacaTAATATGCAGGAAGGAGGTACTCAACCTGATGTTGAAATATTTCATGATCTTTATTTGCAGCTGCACCTAAAAAATGAGATTATTGGAGACTGGATGGTTACTTGTAGTCTTGCTTAGAAACTCCCTGCATATCTCAAAAGGCCCTCTCCCTTGTTGCCTTTTCAGAACTTTCATGCTAAATATCAGCAGTTTTTAATACAACTGTTGCAactattttcaaatttctttcaagttttgGTGTTCTAGCACTGCCTCTTAGTTCCCAGAGCCTgtaaaggaaaagcagcagctgcttttctgcatttatgTAGCATCACTGCATAAATGTGGATAGATCTGTGTTCTTCTATTTTCTAGTTGATAGCACACTGCTTACATAGACAGGTCTATTATAAACTGGACCCTGTTATAACAATAATATAGTGGGTCTAGACCACATGGACATCTGAGCTGTTTGATGTCAGCAGCTGTTGTCTGTATTGCCCTAATCTTCTACATTAGAGCATTTTTGAGCCTCTCTGTCAGTGTAGGAGTACCTTAACAAGATATAATGTGTTTCTGTTAAATGGCTGCTAATCTTGACAAAGCAAAGAGATCTTAATGCAAATGAAACTGTCAACGTGGATCTAAAGTGGATCATTCTGGAAGAAGATACACTGTGTACTGACACATTTAAGACTGCTGGATATTTTAAATCGTAAATAAAGAAACTAAAGATGATTAATTTAGACAAACTCACCTGGCAATGCCTTGAAGTTCTTATAAACACCAGTCAAGTTTTGCTTTGTATGGGCTTCTTTTGGCCTGTTTAACCAGACTTCCATGTGAGTTTCTTGACTTCTTGCTGAGAAGTAAACCTTTTGCctttaaatacagtttaaaagATTTAAATTCAAAGCCTGATACTTTGTACTTTGCATTGTCAAATAAAGCTATTAATACTTCTTTACAAAATAGTTGCAGTTACACTAAAACAGCTAGTGTGGAATAGATGTCACTTATGTCTGTTCAACAAAAATCTTATAGAAAGCTTTGGCATAAGTAGTCACATGGAAGATGTGACATACTACTTGCATTAACATCTGTTTGTGTCAGCACATGTTGACAGCCAGGTCTATATTATACTATTCAATATTTTGGAGATGAAATCCTGACATGTCCTGTACTTTGTTGTttttactgttaaaaataatggtACAAATAATACTAGAAAATAatcttctttttccaaaatgacGTGACAGTCTTCCCTTCTGTTCCTGGACAGCTTTTTTCGGAGCTCAAATGAATGCATTTATTCATGTCATTATGTACATGTATTATGGATTAGCAGCTTGTGGCCCTAAATTTCAGAAGTACCTGTGGTGGAAACGATATTTGACCATATTGCAATTGGTAAGTAGACTTCCTCCTCTGTGTGGATTTGCATTGGCAAAGCTTTGGTTCAGATACTGCTCCTTCCAAAAGTTCTTTTCTGCCTGACACTCCTCAATTAGAATACTTCCTGGAGAAGGAAGCATTTATTcaactttggggaaaaaaaacaaaagcagcataGATAAGAGTTGTGTGAGTTAAAGTCTAATGCTTCCTTGGTGGCTGTTTCAACTGAATTACAAAAGCATGTTCAAAATGTAGAGAAAATCCAGATCACTTatcttctcattttcctgtttctgaagACTGATGCCAGATACTACAATAAATTTGATGTTCCTGGTCAAGTGCAGATGTACTTGCATGAAGCCAAATACAGCTCCCTACCACCTTGCAATTCAGCAGTTTTCATTGCTTAGTGAATTGGTGTAAATTTTGATGCGCTCAGACCTACAGAATATATCCAGATATGTTTGATTctatattttctgtctttcaggtGCAGTTCCATGTGACTATTGGCCACACAGCCTTGTCTATTTATATTGATTGTCCTTTCCCTAAATGGATGCACTGGGGTGTCATTTTCTATGCTGTCAccttcattttcctgtttggTAACTTCTACTATCGGACTTATAAGCTGCCCAAGGAACCTGTAAAGAATGGCAAAATAGCAAATGGTGCTGTTGCAAATGGAGTAAGCAAACCAGAAAGTAATGCGGtggtggaaaatggaaaaaagcagaaaaagggaaaagcaaaaggagaGTAACTTGATCCAGGCCTTAACCATTGTTGGCAGTGAGGAACCTCCAGTTTGGTTTataaaaggaagagaaaaacactaTCTGTACCAATTAACCTTAGGTTACTGAAGAGCTAGaacacagatattttcattatttatgaaGATTGTTTTAAGAACAACACTAAAGTTGAATTTCTATTGTAATTATGTAATTATCATTCATAAGGTCTCTGTGTAAACTTGTAGACTGCTGGTGTTGGTGAATGTAAGGAAGAATTGCAGTTGATTCCATGTTTAGCAGTCCAAAAGTTAATACTACCATTGATGCAGGCAGTTGTGTTGGCACCCACATTtctgggggggtggggggaaggggaaggaagtaGCATTTGAATACTTGTgctttctttccagaaaattattaaatttcaaattatgaTGTATTATCTAATCAGGATGTGTAACTTTTCTTGTCCTCCTTGGAGAGTACCTTCAGACAAAAT
This window contains:
- the ELOVL4 gene encoding elongation of very long chain fatty acids protein 4; the encoded protein is MGAAAAEPPSAMGLVSSVVNDTLEFYRWTWSIRDKRVDDWPLMQSPFPTLTISTIYLLTVWLGPKWMKTREPFQLRFLLVVYNFGMVLLNFFIFKELFLSSRARGYSYVCQTVDYSDNVYEVRIAAALWWYYVSKGIEYLDTVFFILRKKFNQISFLHVYHHFTMFTLWWIGIKWVAGGQAFFGAQMNAFIHVIMYMYYGLAACGPKFQKYLWWKRYLTILQLVQFHVTIGHTALSIYIDCPFPKWMHWGVIFYAVTFIFLFGNFYYRTYKLPKEPVKNGKIANGAVANGVSKPESNAVVENGKKQKKGKAKGE